Within the Telopea speciosissima isolate NSW1024214 ecotype Mountain lineage chromosome 4, Tspe_v1, whole genome shotgun sequence genome, the region ataccaaacacagcattTGATTGAAGGGAGAGAGTGTTACAATTCGTCCATTTGTGGGTTCTAGTAACAATCCATAGCGGATAACCCCATCAGACCAAGCGCCAGCATAAGCTTTCACCTGTATCTTCCCTGTTCTTGGTCTGGTTCTTGGGCGTCTAGCTAATCTTTTGAAGGATGGTAATGATCACTTTACATGGTTGAAATTCCAGATCCtgcctttcttttttgttttatttttcctgcAGACAGTCACAGCTTCAAGGTACTAAGTGAGTCTGTAGTGGCTCTGGAGGTGACTTGTTGGGAAAGTATTTCTCTACAGAATGGATCATCAATCTGAGGGCCATAAACTcagatttttttcatttttaatttctctttttgggTGGGGTTTCTTGGTTACAAGAAACTTAGCTAATCATTTTGAGTGGTTTCAATCGATTAACAAGCAGTTTGGCAGGTAAGATGAGATTGAATGGGAATGAACTAAGAGACTGGTATGATCAAACTCATGCAATCAGCTTCTGAAAGAGatttggtttgagaggtttggATGAATGACTTCCAGACTGATAAAAATTGCACTCCCAAGGCATCTGTCATTGAAATAATTAGATATCTTCTACTAAACACCTCCCCAAAAGGAGAGGGGGGCGGGTTAGATTTATTTCTCATGTGCTCAGGCTTGTTGCTGGCTAAAAAAGACTCCAGATTTCCAACGTTTGAGGCTTAAACAATTTCTATAAcctgtgtttgttttgttgtaaattttttatttgatattttacataaaaaaatttctatgtaaaattttccttttaccttTTTGTAGAAACAAACAGATCCAAGGATTCTTACTATCCTAGCTCtcccctataaaaaaaaagtcatcAGCAAAGCCAGAGAACAAAAAGCAGGAGGAGCTGAAGAGATGTTTAGACTTTGGACCACAGTtggagagagattttttttttgggggggggggttgtggggTGGTGGGGACTGAGAGGTTCAGCTTCAAGTGTGATTGCAAAAGATCTTGGGTACTTAAAATGAACAGCTAAAGTGATAGATGTTCGTTATGgcaacaaaggaagaagaagatacacAACGAGGCTTAAAATTACATCGGTGTATTTGAAGGGGTAAGACTTGAATTGCCTGTTTCCTTGTCGATATTTACGAAGTAATTGAACAAGAATAAGCAAAGATAACCAACAAATTGGAACTGCACCCTTTGAGAACAAGAATAAATGAATGGGTTTGATTCTGGTTAAACGCAGTTGCAGTAGTAAGGAAAGATGAGAGATTACACACCAGAGAAGGTGCTGTTATTTGAAGATACTGTGCCCTTACAAGGCCCCAAATCACCCCTAGAATGAAGTATTATGTACAATCTGCAGAAAGAAACATATCAACTTCAAGAATAGATGGATGGAGAGACAAATAATCTGAACTTTTCAACTTGCAAAGCTATTAAGCACAAAACTTGTTCTCAGCCAATGCCCCAAAACCCAAGGGGAAAAAATAACTATCATTTAGGACAAGAAGGGCCTGGATGCCAAGCCCCTCACTAGATTAAAAGGTGATCCAGAAGGTACAAAACAGTTGGACTCAGCAGAAGGAGCATTCTGCAATTACTGGCAGGTTCAAACCTACTTATTTCTAGCTTACTAGATGAGCCGGCAACCAAGAAGGGGTGGACAAGTTGGACTCACCAGAAGCATCCTCCTACAACTGAAAGGCTCAAACCAGGGACCACCCACATGAGAGTTGATGGCCGCTGAATCAAAAGGTTGTGGGGGACTAGCAGAATCATCTATCCTAAAATTTTGAACTTTGGAATCCAAGCTGATGGTCTTCACTGCTTCACCGAAaggaatgaacatatgcctGGTCAAAACATATAGCACCCAAGAGCAGGAAACCACATAACACCAAGTAACAATCTCATAATTTATAGGGGAACTTGACTGTCTGTACTCAATGATTCTGATGTATTACTCATTTCCAAGGAACTCAAAAAGTCATTATTTAGATGACCCAACACAGTGTACTATGTAGATGGAAAGCTACGAGCGAGCATAGCGTACATAAATTCGCCGCTGGATGGGGGTCCTACAAGAAGGACAATCCTTCATCCCCTGCTTCTCATGGAGCTCATTGCACTTGGTGCAAACAACCTGATGAGCACATGGGAGGAAAACCACAGACATCTCTTCAGATAAGCACATGACACACTCCCTCTCACGTTTCAGGCTTCCAGTTCCCAAGTAATCCTGGAAATTAGCCATTGTATCAGAGATGGAAGGGGACTGGATCCCTTTGAAGCCCAATGCACTTTTGCCATCTGTCAGACAGCTATTGTAGCTTCCATCAATGCCCCTCCGTAGCGCAGCAATTTTTGAGGAATCAGCTTTGAGTCTTAATTGAGAGATCTCATTCTCAAGCTTCTGGATATCATCTTTATATCTCTGAAGATCATTTTCCGCTTTTTGTCTGATCATGTCTTCCTCCAATTTCGCAGAGGCCTCagtttgttctctttcttttcttatggAACTGGCCAATGTCAGAAACTCTTCCTTTGCGTTCTCTTCCTGTTTCCTTCTAGCCTGAATTTTTTTCCAATATCTTATAAGAAAGCATTAAGACGAACTAGAGAATATGATAAAGAGTTAAGAAACCCAAGCAATAActggaaaggaaaatattaagACTGACTAAATCCATCTACAAAACATGGTAATTAAATGGAAACAACATGCAAATTGCCGAATTTGAGAAAGAAATATGTTCTACTCATTTATACATGAACAGGAATAAAGTGTGCATTGGCAGATAAAAATGCTTTCTGGTCGCATACAAAATGTAAATGGCACATATGTGCATGGATGGGACACCATTTTTCAAGTCCAGCTCAGGAATTATGCCAATGTCCAACCTGATTGAATGATCTTTACAGGCTTTCTATGGAATATTTTTAAGCACGGgttcaattttcaactttttctcACTAACAAAAACAGCAACTTGTACTGTTATAGCATCCAATCATGTGAATTCATTGGCACAAGAAAGGCCCTGAGATAGCACCACCAAGTGGCTGATCCCAACAACCCATCCTGCACATATGCCATGTATAATGTCAAATATGTCAATGGTAGACCAGCTTTAATTGTCCATTTATTTGGCCAACACATACCTTAGCTTTGCACAAGCTTACCTCAAGTTGATCTTGCAAATCTTTAGCTTGTTCTAGTTCCTGATGCAGCTGAGCCAGCATCCGCCTTTCAGTAACAAGCTCCTCCTGAAACAAGATTTTCTGTCTCTCCCATGACTGGAACTTCTTCAGcgttttcttctccctttttgaCACTTCCTGACAGCTTGCAGCCGACTCTACAGCACGTACTTTAGCAGCCTCCATCTCATGCCTCAGCTCAGCATTCTCCACTTCAAGCCTGCGAACAGCTGAATTAGCTCGCTCAACCTGGCCAGTAGCCTTACCCAATGCATACTCCATCTCAGACAGCTTCTTCATGGTGTTCTCCTCAAGTGTTTGCTTTTCTTTCTTGAGACGCACAACCTCTTCTATCTCTTGCCTCAGGCTCTTAAGTTCATCTTTGTCTTTACTCAGCCGACGAGCAGCCTGCATGACCTTTTGATTGGCCCATTCAGTCCACTCATGGAGACGGCTCTGTAGCCTCCTCACCCGAGGAACCAATTTCAGTATCATCTCATCCTTCTcatcttgtgggacccacctgccCAGGGACTTGTCATAaggaatcccaaataagctCCCATTAACATTGCAACTGAGGGACTTTGAAGCAGTATTGCTTCCTGAAAACAGTGAAAGAGAGAGCTCTGTGTTTGCTGTAGGCAATGTTGATGTAGTATTGGCTGAAGGTAGCGCAGCTGGGGTATTGGCTGTGGAAAATGAAGAGGGGGCATTTTCTGTAGGCAATGTAGATGTAGTATTGGCAGTTTTGGGGTTAAAAGGTGATGGTGTAGAGGTTCCAGCATTTAAGGAAAGATTACGGTTTCCATCAGCTTGAGACTCATCAACTCCCACCACCTTACTTGTCTTTAAGGAGGAAATCTTCATATTTACACCACTAGAATCAGGGACTGACTTCAGTTTCTTATCCAAAATCAAACCACCCAAACTACTGAGCTTTCCTGCTCTCAGAGCCCCCTTAGACCCATATGCACGATAGTTTTTCTCCAGGTGAAGTGATTTCTGTCGGAGAATTGACTCTCTCTTTGAAATGTTTGAATGACCCTTTCT harbors:
- the LOC122658672 gene encoding putative E3 ubiquitin-protein ligase RF298 isoform X1, whose translation is MAATVAGGSSSGTASTSVQLPVSLSVQEKGSRNKRKFRADPPLIDPNKLLSSSQSECPGYEFSAEKSANNPSHDQCICDLCGHSQDQTDALKSDLSLSATLGPSEVGPSRPREELDSEEVQEADWNDLTESQLEELVLSNLDTIFKNAIKKIAACGYSDEVTTKAVLRSGLCYGCKDTVSNIADNTLAFLRTGQDIDSSRENFFEDLLQLEKYILAEMVCVLREVRPFFSVGDAMWCLLICDMNVSHACAIDGDPLSSFGDEAPGGSSSVSTLTQLKLEANSSEVNLPNLNKSNPEFACPHTSQSETHTVTGIPNLPNPRNPLVLEGLRPEKEGQISQSDNAEKSSNVTGDRVQTASQSSTLEEKPAGGRKGHSNISKRESILRQKSLHLEKNYRAYGSKGALRAGKLSSLGGLILDKKLKSVPDSSGVNMKISSLKTSKVVGVDESQADGNRNLSLNAGTSTPSPFNPKTANTTSTLPTENAPSSFSTANTPAALPSANTTSTLPTANTELSLSLFSGSNTASKSLSCNVNGSLFGIPYDKSLGRWVPQDEKDEMILKLVPRVRRLQSRLHEWTEWANQKVMQAARRLSKDKDELKSLRQEIEEVVRLKKEKQTLEENTMKKLSEMEYALGKATGQVERANSAVRRLEVENAELRHEMEAAKVRAVESAASCQEVSKREKKTLKKFQSWERQKILFQEELVTERRMLAQLHQELEQAKDLQDQLEARRKQEENAKEEFLTLASSIRKEREQTEASAKLEEDMIRQKAENDLQRYKDDIQKLENEISQLRLKADSSKIAALRRGIDGSYNSCLTDGKSALGFKGIQSPSISDTMANFQDYLGTGSLKRERECVMCLSEEMSVVFLPCAHQVVCTKCNELHEKQGMKDCPSCRTPIQRRIYVRYARS
- the LOC122658672 gene encoding putative E3 ubiquitin-protein ligase RF298 isoform X2, which translates into the protein MAATVAGGSSSGTASTSVQLPVSLSVQEKGSRNKRKFRADPPLIDPNKLLSSSQSECPGYEFSAEKSANNPSHDQCICDLCGHSQDQTDALKSDLSLSATLGPSEVGPSRPREELDSEEVQEADWNDLTESQLEELVLSNLDTIFKNAIKKIAACGYSDEVTTKAVLRSGLCYGCKDTVSNIADNTLAFLRTGQDIDSSRENFFEDLLQLEKYILAEMVCVLREVRPFFSVGDAMWCLLICDMNVSHACAIDGDPLSSFGDEAPGGSSSVSTLTQLKLEANSSEVNLPNLNKSNPEFACPHTSQSETHTVTGIPNLPNPRNPLVLEGLRPEKEGQISQSDNAEKSSNVTGDRVQTASQSSTLEEKPAGGRKGHSNISKRESILRQKSLHLEKNYRAYGSKGALRAGKLSSLGGLILDKKLKSVPDSSGVNMKISSLKTSKVVGVDESQADGNRNLSLNAGTSTPSPFNPKTANTTSTLPTENAPSSFSTANTPAALPSANTTSTLPTANTELSLSLFSGSNTASKSLSCNVNGSLFGIPYDKSLGRWVPQDEKDEMILKLVPRVRRLQSRLHEWTEWANQKVMQAARRLSKDKDELKSLRQEIEEVVRLKKEKQTLEENTMKKLSEMEYALGKATGQVERANSAVRRLEVENAELRHEMEAAKVRAVESAASCQEVSKREKKTLKKFQSWERQKILFQEELVTERRMLAQLHQELEQAKDLQDQLEDGLLGSATWWCYLRAFLVPMNSHDWML